One part of the Ralstonia pickettii genome encodes these proteins:
- a CDS encoding RBBP9/YdeN family alpha/beta hydrolase, producing MARSAPATTSDAPVWQWPADAVILTVPGLHGSGPGHWQTRWEQRFPAWRRVEQADWSTPDLPRWSARVGEAVRAALAERPPTRSKRPVILVAHSFGCLASLHWAVQTKEAVAAVLLVAPADPDKFGVRDLLPGRTLPFPATLIASRNDPWMPQGSAIDWAARWGTEFIDAGEAGHINADSNLGNWNDGLAVLDRLIGRASAQDTTRDGADWQAQWDVLPSTPYI from the coding sequence ATGGCACGCAGCGCACCCGCAACCACATCGGACGCACCTGTCTGGCAATGGCCGGCAGACGCCGTCATCCTGACCGTTCCCGGTTTGCATGGCAGTGGCCCGGGTCACTGGCAGACACGGTGGGAGCAGCGCTTCCCGGCGTGGCGCCGGGTGGAGCAGGCCGATTGGTCAACGCCCGACTTGCCGCGCTGGTCCGCCCGTGTAGGCGAAGCGGTGCGAGCGGCGCTTGCAGAGCGTCCGCCCACGCGCAGCAAGCGCCCTGTGATTCTGGTCGCGCACAGCTTTGGCTGCCTGGCATCGTTGCATTGGGCGGTGCAGACCAAGGAAGCCGTGGCGGCGGTGTTGCTCGTCGCGCCTGCCGATCCGGACAAATTTGGTGTGCGGGATCTGCTCCCGGGCCGCACGCTGCCGTTCCCAGCCACCCTTATCGCCAGTCGAAACGACCCCTGGATGCCGCAAGGCAGCGCCATCGACTGGGCCGCGCGGTGGGGCACCGAGTTCATTGACGCTGGCGAGGCCGGCCATATCAACGCAGATTCGAATCTCGGTAATTGGAACGACGGCTTGGCAGTGCTCGATCGCCTGATCGGCAGAGCAAGTGCACAGGACACCACCCGCGACGGCGCCGACTGGCAAGCGCAATGGGATGTCTTACCGAGCACCCCTTATATCTAA
- a CDS encoding EAL domain-containing protein produces the protein MSLMHTTALAQFLGTLPSAPAPDRHLWRDATGRVQGQFFHCALTSLFEPVWQLAADGALTPAGHEALMRTWTRDGDLGLNPWKVFSLASDDSTLVELDRLCRLVHTLNYFSRTDARRLVVNVHGRLLAAVAADHGKAFHRAVTVLGLHPEQFVIQVPSTANDDLGLLLFVVDNYRRNGFAVAVQASDPAEAGALLVHARPAYLKLDARRDWRTRNVVSLADSARELGVTLALRRCERPSDLELARAAGITYVQGSILPGAESEPEPAPTPQVVPMAQAPLVQQQQSATGLSLTQ, from the coding sequence ATGAGCCTGATGCACACCACAGCACTCGCACAATTTCTCGGTACGCTGCCGAGCGCGCCCGCGCCAGATCGCCACTTGTGGCGTGATGCCACGGGCCGCGTGCAGGGTCAGTTCTTCCACTGCGCGCTCACCAGCCTGTTCGAACCGGTCTGGCAGCTTGCCGCCGATGGCGCCTTGACCCCTGCGGGCCACGAAGCCCTGATGCGCACCTGGACGCGCGACGGCGATCTGGGCCTGAACCCGTGGAAGGTGTTTTCGCTGGCGTCGGATGACAGCACGCTGGTCGAACTGGACCGCCTGTGCCGGCTGGTGCATACGCTCAACTATTTCTCGCGCACCGATGCGAGGCGACTGGTCGTCAATGTGCATGGCCGGTTGCTGGCGGCGGTGGCGGCCGACCACGGCAAGGCATTCCACCGTGCGGTGACGGTGCTGGGGCTGCACCCGGAGCAATTCGTCATCCAGGTGCCATCCACAGCCAATGACGATCTGGGGCTGCTGCTGTTTGTGGTCGATAACTACCGGCGCAACGGTTTTGCCGTGGCGGTGCAGGCATCGGACCCGGCGGAAGCCGGCGCGCTGCTCGTGCATGCCCGGCCCGCCTATCTGAAGCTCGATGCACGGCGCGACTGGCGTACACGAAACGTGGTGTCGCTGGCCGATTCCGCACGTGAGCTGGGCGTGACGCTGGCCTTGCGGCGTTGCGAGCGCCCAAGCGACCTGGAACTGGCACGCGCAGCGGGTATCACGTATGTGCAGGGCAGCATCCTGCCCGGCGCGGAATCGGAGCCGGAACCTGCGCCCACGCCACAGGTGGTGCCGATGGCGCAGGCCCCGCTGGTGCAACAGCAGCAAAGCGCCACCGGCCTTTCTCTGACGCAGTGA
- a CDS encoding ATP-binding cassette domain-containing protein has protein sequence MQSNATEHAALAGTALHIEHVVKRYGDREVLHGIDLDITPGEFVVIVGRSGCGKSTLLRLIAGLEGIDDGHLRRDGEAEDGLHDDARVMFQDARLLPWKKVLDNVALGLPKTQRAQAAEVLAQVGLAERAGEWPARLSGGQRQRVALARALVHRPRLLLLDEPLGALDALTRIDMQNLIEGLWQRLGFTAVLVTHDVAEAVALADRVVLIEDGRIALDERVDLPRPRHRGSPAFARLEEAILNRVMQRKSDPDELTDVRSHTAWASPFDVSATSVRWAV, from the coding sequence ATGCAAAGCAACGCCACTGAACACGCCGCGCTGGCCGGTACCGCCTTGCACATCGAGCACGTCGTCAAACGCTATGGCGACCGTGAAGTGCTGCACGGCATCGATCTGGACATCACCCCGGGCGAGTTTGTCGTCATCGTCGGGCGCAGCGGCTGCGGCAAGAGCACGCTGCTGCGGTTGATTGCCGGGCTGGAAGGCATTGACGACGGCCACCTGCGTCGCGACGGTGAAGCCGAAGACGGCCTGCACGACGATGCCCGCGTGATGTTCCAGGACGCCCGTCTGTTGCCGTGGAAGAAAGTGCTCGACAACGTCGCGCTGGGCTTGCCGAAAACACAGCGTGCGCAAGCCGCTGAAGTGCTTGCGCAAGTCGGACTGGCCGAGCGGGCAGGGGAATGGCCGGCACGCCTGTCAGGCGGACAGCGCCAGCGCGTGGCATTGGCGCGTGCGCTGGTGCATCGACCGCGCCTGCTGCTGCTGGACGAGCCGCTGGGCGCGCTTGATGCGCTGACCCGCATCGACATGCAGAACCTCATCGAAGGCCTGTGGCAACGCCTGGGCTTTACCGCCGTGCTCGTCACGCACGACGTGGCCGAGGCGGTGGCGCTGGCCGACCGTGTGGTGCTGATCGAAGACGGCCGCATTGCGCTGGATGAGCGCGTCGATCTGCCGCGTCCGCGCCATCGCGGCTCGCCCGCGTTTGCGCGGCTGGAAGAAGCGATCCTCAACCGCGTGATGCAACGCAAGAGCGATCCGGACGAACTGACCGATGTGCGTTCGCACACGGCGTGGGCATCACCCTTTGACGTGTCCGCCACATCCGTGCGCTGGGCCGTGTAA
- a CDS encoding TOBE domain-containing protein, with translation MSIQAINVRNQFRGQIKEIIRGDVLSEIDVETPAGIVTSVITTRSVDSLGLKIGSEVVALVKATEVSIAKL, from the coding sequence ATGAGCATCCAAGCGATTAACGTACGCAACCAGTTTCGCGGGCAGATCAAAGAGATCATCCGGGGCGACGTGCTCTCGGAGATCGACGTGGAGACCCCGGCCGGCATCGTCACCTCGGTCATCACCACGCGCTCGGTCGACAGCCTCGGCCTGAAGATCGGCAGCGAAGTGGTTGCGCTGGTGAAGGCGACTGAAGTCTCGATCGCCAAACTGTAA